The Henckelia pumila isolate YLH828 chromosome 2, ASM3356847v2, whole genome shotgun sequence genome includes a window with the following:
- the LOC140884890 gene encoding uncharacterized protein → MIASEFHFGMSASEFPPDFQYFVVIDFEATCEKVWSHRPQEIIEFPAVIVNAYTGQLEAFFQTYVRPTTNRMLSDFCKDLTGIQQIQVDNGITLSEALLKHDNWLESKGIKNSNFAVVTWSNWDCQVMLESECSYKKITKPTYFNQWINLRVPFYDVFGGERCSLKEAVEKSGLTWQGRAHCGLDDAKNTARLLALLMDIGSKLSITNSLTGQSIADPYARKPTRPPALLQPGNSRQSETLPP, encoded by the exons ATGATTGCTTCAG AATTTCACTTTGGCATGTCAGCTTCGGAATTCCCCCcagattttcaatattttgtggTAATAGATTTCGAGGCCACTTGTGAAAAAGTATGGAGTCATCGTCCACAAGAGATAATAGAGTTCCCAGCCGTAATAGTCAACGCCTACACTGGACAGCTTGAAGCTTTTTTTCAGACATACGTTCGACCAACGACCAACCGGATGCTCAGTGATTTCTGTAAGGATCTCACCGGCATCCAGCAAATTCag GTGGACAACGGAATTACATTGAGTGAAGCTCTCCTTAAGCATGACAACTGGCTTGAAAGTAAAGGAATCAAGAATAGCAATTTTGCTGTGGTGACATGGTCCAACTGGGATTGCCAAGTGATGTTGGAATCCGAATGTAGttataaaaaaatcacaaaacctACATATTTCAATCA ATGGATAAACTTGAGGGTTCCTTTCTACGACGTTTTTGGTGGGGAAAGATGCAGTTTGAAAGAGGCAGTAGAGAAATCTGGCCTCACGTGGCAAGGTCGTGCCCACTGTGGTTTGGACGATGCAAAGAACACGGCGCGTTTACTTGCCTTGCTCATGGACATTGGTTCTAAATTGTCAATCACCAACTCGCTCACGGGTCAATCCATAGCTGATCCTTATGCAAGGAAGCCGACACGTCCTCCGGCTTTGCTTCAACCAGGGAATTCGAGACAATCAGAAACTCTACCACCTTGA
- the LOC140882837 gene encoding SNF2 domain-containing protein CLASSY 3-like isoform X2, translated as MKMDASKTPMNTVSRRTRSRWDIFYRNLYNELKAQESSGTSVEKQDSWMNGGNTSGVEITEQDDEGSGTRDVKRIRKKVSKISGSGKTGETVKKMIPEDAKNDNLAGVRMRLRSMKKFDLRAKKDDDDAEKGDDEVIYLGEEVVSNGLSSKVGSESRSGSHSKPSSVDEIVSRSSKQVKKTNLIADQVKNGVVHGRGRPGIKQLNERRPDDASINLENAVDSEDSADSWLYGSDFSNKDDASDEDYKEIKPSGSYGSHVSHCNNDAERTVYDECEVDDDDSSIKIDADPGEENSSHMQSHTISMPPKKIHEQGKLNCPVIVIKSDESASSSDEESESLIKEGGFQNKHTPKRSQATNEGVKLTKKKIRLRRNLDIIRMLEDSIDALGESASPSEGSAWTQINLPLKFRFEDEVQPLPEKTEWEKEIDSLFGDLEMGLRECEIGCPNSSEYTPPLGRRDRKEFAGSRSFISDQIHLQYPACGIPDHAVRTKGTIWELMAGIENELYPHQREGLEFIWKNVAGDIQLEKLKCPLSDGGRGCIISHAPGTGKTRLTIAFLLTFMKLYPNCRPVVIAPRGMLFTWEDELSKWLVDVPFHNMNKEELSDDENNIASIFLRQVGGGGIGLEHVRLAKLLSWMKRKSILGISYRLFEQLAGDNERGRQNEQIRKQLLESPGVLVLDEGHTARNSKSLMWKALTKVATQRRIMLTGTPFQNNFTELYNTLCLVNPKFANHFKSDETRQTSTKKRGRNSDAARSKFMDFASSICKNTDEELKKLRGMLDPFVHLHKGSILQDSLPGLRNTLVFLYPTELQNTLLEIATRERNIFHRIQLVSLISVHPSLVSEWKRFSDYKKELEEIELTFDAGVKTKFIMNLISLADALGERVLIFSQFLDPLVCIKKQLESQFSWYEGKQVLYMDGKSDAKNRQEKISSFNDHSSKAKVLLASQRACSEGISLVGASRVVLIDTVWNPSVERQAVSRAFRLGQKKVVFVYRLMTSGSEFMQFAQQAEKDRMSQLIFSPVDEDTYSSERSRCVSDDKVLDALVNLENFRHSFAKIIHQPKESDLIEIFKSVDLR; from the exons ATGAAAATGGATGCGTCTAAAACTCCTATGAATACTGTATCGAGGCGAACCAGAAGTCGATGGGATATATTTTACAGAAATCTCTATAATGAGTTGAAGGCACAAGAAAGTTCGGGGACTAGTGTGGAGAAACAAGATTCTTGGATGAATGGTGGAAACACTAGTGGTGTGGAGATAACTGAGCAGGATGATGAGGGTTCTGGGACGAGGGATGTTAAGAGAATTAGGAAAAAGGTTTCAAAAATATCTGGTTCAGGTAAGACCGGGGAAACTGTAAAAAAGATGATACCTGAGGATGCCAAGAATGATAATTTGGCTGGGGTAAGGATGCGTCTGAGGAGCAtgaaaaagtttgatttgaggGCTAAGAAAGATGATGACGATGCTGAGAAGGGTGATGATGAAGTTATATATTTGGGTGAAGAGGTTGTCTCAAATGGGCTTAGTTCGAAAGTGGGCTCAGAGTCAAGATCCGGATCACATTCAAAGCCAAGTAGTGTGGATGAGATTGTCTCACGTAGCTCAAAGCAAGTGAAGAAAACAAACTTAATTGCTGACCAGGTGAAGAATGGTGTTGTGCATGGTAGAGGAAGGCcaggaatcaaacaactgaatGAGCGCAGGCCTGATGATGCTTCCATCAATTTGGAGAATGCTGTAGATTCAGAAGATTCAGCTGATTCATGGCTTTATGGATCAGACTTTAGCAACAAGGATGATGCATCTGATGAGGACTATAAAGAGATCAAGCCATCGGGTTCTTATGGTTCACATGTTTCGCATTGCAACAATGATGCTGAGCGAACTGTTTATGATGAATGTGAAGTAGACGATGATGATAGTTCTATTAAAATAGATGCTGATCCTGGAGAAGAGAACAGTTCACATATGCAATCACACACGATTTCCATGCCTCCAAAGAAAATACATGAACAGGGAAAATTAAATTGCCCAGTCATTGTAATTAAAAGTGATGAATCTGCTTCTTCCAGTGACGAGGAGTCTGAATCTTTGATAAAGGAGGGTGGCTTCCAAAATAAACATACACCTAAAAGGAGTCAAGCTACAAATGAAGGAGTTAAACTCACCAAGAAAAAGATTCGACTTAGaagaaaccttgatataatccGGATGCTTGAAGACTCTATAGATGCACTTGGTGAGAGTGCATCTCCATCTGAAGGGAGTGCTTGGACACAAATAAACCTTCCTTTGAAATTCAGGTTCGAAGATGAGGTGCAGCCTCTACCAGAGAAAACGGAATGGGAGAAGGAAATTGATTCTCTCTTCGGTGATCTGGAAATGGGTCTTCGAGAATGTGAAATTGGCTGCCCTAATTCTTCTGAG TACACACCCCCTTTAGGCAGAAGGGACAGGAAAGAATTTGCCGGGTCACGAAGCTTCATCTCTGATCAAATTCATTTGCAATATCCTGCTTGTGGAATCCCCGATCATGCTGTTCGAACCAAGGGAACCATATGGGAATTGATGGCTGGCATTGAAAATGAGCTTTATCCCCATCAACGCGAGGGTTTGGAATTTATATGGAAAAATGTAGCTGGAGATATTCAGCTGGAGAAACTAAAATGCCCTCTTTCTGATGGTGGAAGGGGATGCATAATTTCACATGCCCCTGGTACAGGCAAAACCCGACTCACGATAGCATTTCTCTTGACATTTATGAAGCTGTATCCAAACTGTCGGCCTGTGGTCATAGCTCCTCGTGGCATGCTTTTCACGTGGGAAGATGAATTATCAAAATGGCTAGTAGACGTGCCATTTCACAATATGAACAAAGAGGAGTTGtctgatgatgaaaataatatAGCTTCTATCTTTTTGCGGCAAGTAGGAGGTGGTGGAATCGGCTTAGAACATGTTCGGCTGGCAAAATTGCTTTCTTGGATGAAGAGAAAAAGTATTCTAGGAATCAGCTATCGGCTTTTTGAACAGCTTGCTGGAGATAACGAGCGAGGACGACAAAACGAGCAAATTAGGAAACAACTGCTCGAATCACCAGGTGTTTTAGTGCTTGATGAAGGGCATACCGCTCGAAATAGCAAAAGCCTCATGTGGAAGGCTTTGACAAAAGTTGCAACACAGCGACGCATAATGCTAACCGGGACTCCTTTCCAAAACAATTTCACGGAGTTGTACAACACACTCTGCTTGgtcaatccaaaatttgcaaatcATTTCAAGTCGGATGAAACTCGACAAACTAGTACCAAAAAACGTGGGAGAAATAGTGATGCAGCCAGAAgcaaatttatggattttgctAGTTCCATCTGCAAAAATACTGATGAAGAGCTAAAGAAGCTCCGagggatgctcgatccatttgtTCATTTGCACAAAGGATCCATACTTCAAGACAGTCTCCCCGGACTGAGAAACACTCTTGTTTTCTTATATCCAACTGAACTGCAGAATACCCTTCTGGAAATTGCTACCAGAGAAAGAAACATTTTCCACAGGATTCAATTGGTGTCCCTGATCTCTGTGCACCCTTCTCTCGTATCTGAATGGAAGCGGTTCTCTGATTATAAAAAGGAGTTAGAAGAGATAGAGCTGACTTTTGATGCTGGAGTGAAAACAAAATTTATCATGAATCTGATATCGCTAGCTGATGCACTGGGTGAGAGGGTTCTAATCTTCAGCCAGTTTCTTGATCCTTTAGTCTGTATCAAGAAACAACTTGAGTCCCAATTTTCTTGGTATGAAGGCAAGCAAGTGCTCTACATGGACGGCAAATCTGATGCGAAAAATCGCCAAGAAAAAATATCTTCTTTTAATGATCATTCAAGTAAAGCAAAGGTGCTTCTTGCCTCACAGAGAGCATGTTCGGAAGGAATTAGTTTAGTAGGAGCTTCTCGAGTTGTATTAATAGATACGGTTTGGAACCCTTCTGTGGAGAGACAAGCCGTAAGCCGAGCCTTCCGGCTTGGGCAGAAAAAGGTGGTGTTCGTATATCGTTTGATGACATCTGGATCAGAGTTCATGCAGTTCGCACAACAGGCTGAAAAAGATCGAATGTCTCAGTTGATATTTTCGCCTGTGGATGAAGATACTTATAGCAGCGAAAGGTCTCGTTGTGTGTCGGATGACAAAGTTTTGGATGCTCTGGTTAATCTCGAAAACTTCAGGCATAGTTTCGCAAAGATAATTCACCAGCCAAAGGAATCTGATTTGATCGAAATCTTCAAGTCTGTGGATCTTAGGTAG
- the LOC140882837 gene encoding SNF2 domain-containing protein CLASSY 3-like isoform X1 — MKMDASKTPMNTVSRRTRSRWDIFYRNLYNELKAQESSGTSVEKQDSWMNGGNTSGVEITEQDDEGSGTRDVKRIRKKVSKISGSGKTGETVKKMIPEDAKNDNLAGVRMRLRSMKKFDLRAKKDDDDAEKGDDEVIYLGEEVVSNGLSSKVGSESRSGSHSKPSSVDEIVSRSSKQVKKTNLIADQVKNGVVHGRGRPGIKQLNERRPDDASINLENAVDSEDSADSWLYGSDFSNKDDASDEDYKEIKPSGSYGSHVSHCNNDAERTVYDECEVDDDDSSIKIDADPGEENSSHMQSHTISMPPKKIHEQGKLNCPVIVIKSDESASSSDEESESLIKEGGFQNKHTPKRSQATNEGVKLTKKKIRLRRNLDIIRMLEDSIDALGESASPSEGSAWTQINLPLKFRFEDEVQPLPEKTEWEKEIDSLFGDLEMGLRECEIGCPNSSETDNDDIISPEIDTNPAASCQRGEHYHMLDEEIGIRCKYCGTVLLEIKYVLPTFYTPPLGRRDRKEFAGSRSFISDQIHLQYPACGIPDHAVRTKGTIWELMAGIENELYPHQREGLEFIWKNVAGDIQLEKLKCPLSDGGRGCIISHAPGTGKTRLTIAFLLTFMKLYPNCRPVVIAPRGMLFTWEDELSKWLVDVPFHNMNKEELSDDENNIASIFLRQVGGGGIGLEHVRLAKLLSWMKRKSILGISYRLFEQLAGDNERGRQNEQIRKQLLESPGVLVLDEGHTARNSKSLMWKALTKVATQRRIMLTGTPFQNNFTELYNTLCLVNPKFANHFKSDETRQTSTKKRGRNSDAARSKFMDFASSICKNTDEELKKLRGMLDPFVHLHKGSILQDSLPGLRNTLVFLYPTELQNTLLEIATRERNIFHRIQLVSLISVHPSLVSEWKRFSDYKKELEEIELTFDAGVKTKFIMNLISLADALGERVLIFSQFLDPLVCIKKQLESQFSWYEGKQVLYMDGKSDAKNRQEKISSFNDHSSKAKVLLASQRACSEGISLVGASRVVLIDTVWNPSVERQAVSRAFRLGQKKVVFVYRLMTSGSEFMQFAQQAEKDRMSQLIFSPVDEDTYSSERSRCVSDDKVLDALVNLENFRHSFAKIIHQPKESDLIEIFKSVDLR, encoded by the exons ATGAAAATGGATGCGTCTAAAACTCCTATGAATACTGTATCGAGGCGAACCAGAAGTCGATGGGATATATTTTACAGAAATCTCTATAATGAGTTGAAGGCACAAGAAAGTTCGGGGACTAGTGTGGAGAAACAAGATTCTTGGATGAATGGTGGAAACACTAGTGGTGTGGAGATAACTGAGCAGGATGATGAGGGTTCTGGGACGAGGGATGTTAAGAGAATTAGGAAAAAGGTTTCAAAAATATCTGGTTCAGGTAAGACCGGGGAAACTGTAAAAAAGATGATACCTGAGGATGCCAAGAATGATAATTTGGCTGGGGTAAGGATGCGTCTGAGGAGCAtgaaaaagtttgatttgaggGCTAAGAAAGATGATGACGATGCTGAGAAGGGTGATGATGAAGTTATATATTTGGGTGAAGAGGTTGTCTCAAATGGGCTTAGTTCGAAAGTGGGCTCAGAGTCAAGATCCGGATCACATTCAAAGCCAAGTAGTGTGGATGAGATTGTCTCACGTAGCTCAAAGCAAGTGAAGAAAACAAACTTAATTGCTGACCAGGTGAAGAATGGTGTTGTGCATGGTAGAGGAAGGCcaggaatcaaacaactgaatGAGCGCAGGCCTGATGATGCTTCCATCAATTTGGAGAATGCTGTAGATTCAGAAGATTCAGCTGATTCATGGCTTTATGGATCAGACTTTAGCAACAAGGATGATGCATCTGATGAGGACTATAAAGAGATCAAGCCATCGGGTTCTTATGGTTCACATGTTTCGCATTGCAACAATGATGCTGAGCGAACTGTTTATGATGAATGTGAAGTAGACGATGATGATAGTTCTATTAAAATAGATGCTGATCCTGGAGAAGAGAACAGTTCACATATGCAATCACACACGATTTCCATGCCTCCAAAGAAAATACATGAACAGGGAAAATTAAATTGCCCAGTCATTGTAATTAAAAGTGATGAATCTGCTTCTTCCAGTGACGAGGAGTCTGAATCTTTGATAAAGGAGGGTGGCTTCCAAAATAAACATACACCTAAAAGGAGTCAAGCTACAAATGAAGGAGTTAAACTCACCAAGAAAAAGATTCGACTTAGaagaaaccttgatataatccGGATGCTTGAAGACTCTATAGATGCACTTGGTGAGAGTGCATCTCCATCTGAAGGGAGTGCTTGGACACAAATAAACCTTCCTTTGAAATTCAGGTTCGAAGATGAGGTGCAGCCTCTACCAGAGAAAACGGAATGGGAGAAGGAAATTGATTCTCTCTTCGGTGATCTGGAAATGGGTCTTCGAGAATGTGAAATTGGCTGCCCTAATTCTTCTGAG ACTGATAATGATGACATAATCTCTCCAGAGATTGATACAAATCCAGCAGCTAGTTGCCAAAGAGGGGAGCATTATCATATGCTCGATGAAGAAATAGGCATTAGATGTAAATACTGCGGAACTGTGCTTCTTGAGATAAAATATGTCTTGCCAACTTTT TACACACCCCCTTTAGGCAGAAGGGACAGGAAAGAATTTGCCGGGTCACGAAGCTTCATCTCTGATCAAATTCATTTGCAATATCCTGCTTGTGGAATCCCCGATCATGCTGTTCGAACCAAGGGAACCATATGGGAATTGATGGCTGGCATTGAAAATGAGCTTTATCCCCATCAACGCGAGGGTTTGGAATTTATATGGAAAAATGTAGCTGGAGATATTCAGCTGGAGAAACTAAAATGCCCTCTTTCTGATGGTGGAAGGGGATGCATAATTTCACATGCCCCTGGTACAGGCAAAACCCGACTCACGATAGCATTTCTCTTGACATTTATGAAGCTGTATCCAAACTGTCGGCCTGTGGTCATAGCTCCTCGTGGCATGCTTTTCACGTGGGAAGATGAATTATCAAAATGGCTAGTAGACGTGCCATTTCACAATATGAACAAAGAGGAGTTGtctgatgatgaaaataatatAGCTTCTATCTTTTTGCGGCAAGTAGGAGGTGGTGGAATCGGCTTAGAACATGTTCGGCTGGCAAAATTGCTTTCTTGGATGAAGAGAAAAAGTATTCTAGGAATCAGCTATCGGCTTTTTGAACAGCTTGCTGGAGATAACGAGCGAGGACGACAAAACGAGCAAATTAGGAAACAACTGCTCGAATCACCAGGTGTTTTAGTGCTTGATGAAGGGCATACCGCTCGAAATAGCAAAAGCCTCATGTGGAAGGCTTTGACAAAAGTTGCAACACAGCGACGCATAATGCTAACCGGGACTCCTTTCCAAAACAATTTCACGGAGTTGTACAACACACTCTGCTTGgtcaatccaaaatttgcaaatcATTTCAAGTCGGATGAAACTCGACAAACTAGTACCAAAAAACGTGGGAGAAATAGTGATGCAGCCAGAAgcaaatttatggattttgctAGTTCCATCTGCAAAAATACTGATGAAGAGCTAAAGAAGCTCCGagggatgctcgatccatttgtTCATTTGCACAAAGGATCCATACTTCAAGACAGTCTCCCCGGACTGAGAAACACTCTTGTTTTCTTATATCCAACTGAACTGCAGAATACCCTTCTGGAAATTGCTACCAGAGAAAGAAACATTTTCCACAGGATTCAATTGGTGTCCCTGATCTCTGTGCACCCTTCTCTCGTATCTGAATGGAAGCGGTTCTCTGATTATAAAAAGGAGTTAGAAGAGATAGAGCTGACTTTTGATGCTGGAGTGAAAACAAAATTTATCATGAATCTGATATCGCTAGCTGATGCACTGGGTGAGAGGGTTCTAATCTTCAGCCAGTTTCTTGATCCTTTAGTCTGTATCAAGAAACAACTTGAGTCCCAATTTTCTTGGTATGAAGGCAAGCAAGTGCTCTACATGGACGGCAAATCTGATGCGAAAAATCGCCAAGAAAAAATATCTTCTTTTAATGATCATTCAAGTAAAGCAAAGGTGCTTCTTGCCTCACAGAGAGCATGTTCGGAAGGAATTAGTTTAGTAGGAGCTTCTCGAGTTGTATTAATAGATACGGTTTGGAACCCTTCTGTGGAGAGACAAGCCGTAAGCCGAGCCTTCCGGCTTGGGCAGAAAAAGGTGGTGTTCGTATATCGTTTGATGACATCTGGATCAGAGTTCATGCAGTTCGCACAACAGGCTGAAAAAGATCGAATGTCTCAGTTGATATTTTCGCCTGTGGATGAAGATACTTATAGCAGCGAAAGGTCTCGTTGTGTGTCGGATGACAAAGTTTTGGATGCTCTGGTTAATCTCGAAAACTTCAGGCATAGTTTCGCAAAGATAATTCACCAGCCAAAGGAATCTGATTTGATCGAAATCTTCAAGTCTGTGGATCTTAGGTAG
- the LOC140881950 gene encoding RNA pseudouridine synthase 1, translated as MTRMPLAVSLFSMAAETLTPANGYPVPLSPPLPAISKTLELNRAFTASSKSSLFSLSKTDLLFEDEWLVAVNKPQGIYCESVLSAVHKLLNDNGEQQLKLHLANRLDRDTSGVTLITKSHQVAAKLVQAFTQHTVNKSYIAFCVGTVPKWDNIVIKSGHGRSKHGAWRVYATSDVGRSLPGGSIVKNMETSFQVISVNGVSSASEKREEENAIVVEEKSSHATCECDLEKAEVLVRACPSSGRTHQIRLHCQYLGIPIRGDVKYEGVHEWKGARYEGHQLHAESLAFEHPVKRGPLLIRAPLPLWASQELGL; from the exons ATGACAAGAATGCCCCTGGCTGTTTCTCTGTTCTCCATGGCTGCGGAAACCCTAACGCCGGCGAACGGCTACCCAGTGCCGCTGTCCCCTCCATTGCCCGCCATATCCAAAACCTTGGAGTTGAACAGAGCATTCACAGCTTCCTCTAAATCATCTCTTTTTTCTCTCTCTAAAACTGACCTTCTCTTCGAAGATGAATGGCTCGTCGCCGTCAATAAGCCTCAGGGAATCTACTGCGAAAGCGTTTTGTCTGCTGTTCATAAGCTGCTCAACGATAACG GGGAGCAACAACTCAAACTCCATTTAGCCAATCGTCTTGATCGTGATACAAGCGGCGTCACACTCATAACCAAATCGCATCAAGTGGCGGCTAAGCTCGTCCAAGCATTCACTCAACACACCGTCAATAAATCTTACATTGCTTTCTGTGTAGGAACTGTTCCCAAATGGGATAACATCGTCATAAAGTCGGGTCATGGTCGATCAAAGCATGGAGCTTGGCGAGTTTACGCCACTTCAGATGTAGGCCGCTCGCTCCCCGGTGGATCTATTGTCAAGAACATGGAAACTTCCTTTCAGGTTATCTCGGTAAACGGGGTCTCGTCTGCCTCGGAGAAACGTGAAGAAGAAAATGCCATTGTTGTGGAAGAGAAATCCTCCCATGCTACGTGTGAGTGTGACTTGGAGAAAGCTGAGGTACTAGTAAGAGCGTGTCCGAGTAGCGGAAGGACTCATCAGATCCGGTTGCATTGCCAGTATCTCGGAATTCCCATTCGAGGGGATGTCAAGTATGAAGGTGTGCATGAATGGAAGGGTGCACGGTATGAAGGCCACCAGCTTCATGCGGAGAGCTTGGCTTTCGAGCATCCTGTTAAACGAGGACCGCTGTTGATCCGAGCACCGCTGCCTTTGTGGGCTAGCCAAGAATTGGGATTGTAA
- the LOC140879496 gene encoding mannosyl-oligosaccharide 1,2-alpha-mannosidase MNS1-like → MARSRSSSTRWRFLNPAYYLKRPKRLALLFVLFVCATLLFWDRQTLVREHEEEVSKLSDEVIRLKDLLEEIRTGQEDARKEKSSAQGHSSGRHSDVADDPLDIERREKVKDAMIHAWTSYEKYAWGQDELQPQTKNGVNSFGGLGATLIDALDTLYIMGLEEQFQKAREWVAKSLDFNKNYDASVFETTIRVVGGLLSSYDLSGDKVFLDKAKDIADRLLPAWDTPSGIPYNVINLAHGNPHNPGWSGGDSILADSGTEQLEFIALSQRTGDIKYQQKVENVILELNKTFPPDGLLPIYINPHRGTRSHSTITFGAMGDSFYEYLLKVWIQGNKTAAVKHYREMWETSMKGLLTLVRRTTPSSFAYLCEKNGASLIDKMDELACFAPGMLALGSSGYAPDEAKKFLSLAEELAWTCYNFYLSTPTKLAGENYFFNSGQDMSVGTSWNILRPETVESLFYLWRLTGNKTYQEWGWNIFLAFEKNSRIETGYVGLKDVNTGVKDNMMQSFFLAETLKYLYLLFSPSSVISLDEWVFNTEAHPIRITPRNDHVDTTGASVGKHKPEPRSRARKEGRFGEN, encoded by the exons atggCGAGGAGTAGATCGTCGTCCACCAGGTGGCGATTCCTAAATCCCGCCTATTATCTTAAGAGACCAAAGCGTTTAGCTCTTCTCTTTGTGCTCTTTGTCTGCGCCACTTTGCTCTTTTGGGATCGTCAAACTTTAGTCCGCGAACACGAG GAAGAGGTGTCTAAACTAAGCGATGAAGTTATTCGGTTAAAAGATCTG CTTGAAGAAATAAGGACTGGTCAAGAAGATGCTAGAAAGGAGAAGTCTAGTGCTCAAGGCCATAGTTCAGGTAGACATTCAGATGTTGCTGATGATCCACTTGATATTGAACGGCGAGAGAAAGTTAAAGATGCCATGATTCACGCATGGACTTCATATGAAAAATATGCTTGGGGTCAGGACGAACTCCAG CCTCAAACTAAGAATGGCGTCAACAGCTTTGGTGGTCTTGGAGCAACATTAATTGATGCTCTCGACACACTATACATTATGGGTTTGGAGGAGCAGTTCCAAAAGGCTAGAGA GTGGGTTGCAAAGTCCTTGGACTTTAACAAGAACTATGACGCAAGCGTGTTTGAGACAACCATAAG AGTTGTAGGTGGACTTCTCAGCTCATATGATCTCTCTGGTGATAAAGTTTTTCTTGATAAAGCTAAAGATATTGCTGATAGACTTCTGCCTGCATGGGATACTCCTTCTGGCATACCATATAACGTTATTAACTTGGCCCATGGGAATCCGCATAATCCTGGGTGGTCAGGG gGTGATAGTATCCTGGCAGACTCTGGCACCGAGCAGCTGGAATTTATTGCTCTTTCCCAAAGGACAGGAGACATCAAGTATCAGCAGAAG GTGGAAAATGTTATATTGGAGCTTAATAAAACCTTTCCGCCGGATGGTTTGCTTCCTATATATATTAATCCACACAGAGGAACAAGATCTCACTCAACCATAACCTTCGGAGCCATGGGGGACAG CTTTTATGAATATCTACTCAAGGTGTGGATTCAAGGAAACAAGACCGCTGCAGTGAAGCATTATCG GGAAATGTGGGAGACATCAATGAAAGGTCTTCTTACCTTGGTTCGGAGAACTACTCCTTCTTCTTTTGCATATCTCTGCGAGAAGAACGGAGCTTCCTTGATAGATAAG ATGGATGAACTTGCATGTTTTGCTCCAGGAATGTTAGCATTGGGTTCTAGTGGTTATGCTCCTGACGAAGCTAAAAAGTTTTTATCTTTGGCAGAGGAG CTAGCTTGGACATGCTATAATTTCTACCTGTCAACACCCACAAAATTAGCTGGAGAAAATTACTTCTTTAATTCAGGACAA GATATGAGTGTTGGAACTTCATGGAACATATTAAGGCCAGAAACAGTCGAGTCACTCTTTTACCTCTGGCGTTTGACCGGTAATAAGACGTATCAAGAATGGGGATGGAATATCTTTCTAGCATTCGAGAAGAACTCCCGCATAGAGACAGGATATGTTGGATTAAAAGAT GTTAACACTGGCGTGAAAGACAACATGATGCAAAGCTTTTTTCTGGCGGAGACGCTTAAATATCTGTACCTTCTTTTCTCACCATCTTCGGTCATTTCACTGGATGAATGGGTTTTCAACACCGAAGCACACCCTATTAGAATAACTCCTCGAAATGACCACGTGGACACAACGGGAGCATCAGTTGGAAAACATAAACCAGAACCTCGATCACGTGCCAGGAAAGAAGGCAGATTTGGTGAGAACTAG